In the Ctenopharyngodon idella isolate HZGC_01 chromosome 4, HZGC01, whole genome shotgun sequence genome, one interval contains:
- the LOC127510631 gene encoding gastrula zinc finger protein XlCGF57.1-like isoform X2, whose product MALIKEESEEMKIEEVFSLKQEDTEEQIDLMALKEEDQELNEIEEKDHDEKHHDFMTRNKSTQIEKTSQKRAKKTGNKSNFTCQQCGRSFDQRGNLEVHIRLHTGEKPHTCNQCGRSFNQKGTLNVHMRIHTGEKPYTCEQCGKSFAQKGKIKIHMRIHTGESSLTCQLCGKYFSEKENLLTHMRIHANSLTCQQCGKIFTQTGNLKTHMRVHNAENSFTCQQCGKGFTQKGNLKAHMRVHTGEKPFTCQQCGKSFSEKGNLKKHMRIHTGEKPFTCKLCGKSFSQELILRYHMNAHTGKKPFVCSQCGKSFIHKVELETHMRVHTGEKPFKCVQCGKSFRGQINLNRHVMRMHIRENCFKCRQCGKSIRGINRFNNHLKTHTGKKSFKCNKCRKSFTSKAKLKTHMRLHNGKRPFTCLQREKSFTYKRDMKRHLQIPSGGKKLKCDQCKKKFLSPLHLRIHLRSHTDFRPYSCSSCGKSFKWLYNLKWHQKIRICVKYRLRSHSR is encoded by the exons ATGGCATtgattaaagaggagagtgaagaaatGAAGATTGAAGAAGTGTTTAGTTTGAAacaagaagatactgaggaacaaatag ACCTGATGGCGCTGAAAGAGGAGGATCAAGAACTGAATGAAATAGAAGAGAAAGATCATGATGAAAAACATCATGATTTCATGACTAGAAATAAGTCTACACAGATTGAAAAGACCTCACAAAAAAGAGCTAAAAAGACAGgaaataaaagtaatttcacCTGTCAACAGTGTGGAAGGAGTTTTGATCAGCGTGGAAACCTTGAAGTCCACATAAgacttcacactggagagaagcctcaCACCTGCAACCAGTGTGGAAGGAGTTTCAATCAAAAAGGAACCCTTAAtgttcacatgagaattcacactggagagaagccttacacctgtgaacaatgtggaaaaagttttgctcaaaaaggaaaaattaaaatccacatgagaattcacactggagagagctcTCTCACCTGCCAACTGTGTGGAAAGTATTTCAGTGAAAAGGAAAACCTTCTAacccacatgagaattcacgcAAACTCtctcacctgccaacagtgtggaaagatttTCACTCAAACAGGAAACCTTAAAacccacatgagagttcacaatGCAGAAAACTCTtttacctgccaacagtgtggaaagggtttcactcaaaaaggaaaccttaaagcccacatgagagttcacaccggagaaaagcctttcacctgccaacagtgtggaaagagtttcagtgaaAAGGGAAACCTTAAAAAGCACATGAGgattcacaccggagagaaaccTTTTACTTGCAAACTCTGCGGGAAGAGCTTCTCACAGGAGCTTATCCTTAGGTATCACATGAACGCTCACACTGGAAAAAAGCCGTTCGTATGTagtcagtgtggaaagagtttcatacATAAAGTGGAGCTTGAGacccacatgagagttcacactggagagaagccgttcaaaTGTgttcagtgtggaaaaagtttcagaGGTCAAATAAATCTTAATAGGCACGTGATGAGGATGCACATAAGagagaactgttttaaatgtcgtCAGTGCGGAAAAAGTATCAGAGGCATCAAtcgttttaataatcatttaaaaactcACACTGGAAAGAAGTCTTTCAAGTGCAATAAATGTAGAAAGAGTTTTACAAGTAAAGCAAAGCTTAAAACTCACATGAGACTTCACAATGGAAAAAGGCCTTTCACATGTCTTCAGCGTGAGAAAAGTTTCACATATAAGAGAGACATGAAACGACATTTGCAAATTCCTTCTGGAGGAAAGAAATTGAAGTGTGACCAGTGTAAGAAAAAATTTCTTTCGCCATTACACTTAAGGATACACCTGAGAAGTCACACAGATTTCAGACCCTATTCGTGTTCTtcatgtggaaagagtttcaaatggctctacaatttaaaatggcaCCAGAAAATACGTATCTGTGTGAAATACCGGCTACGTTCACACAGCAGATGA
- the LOC127510631 gene encoding gastrula zinc finger protein XlCGF57.1-like isoform X1: MALIKEESEEMKIEEVFSLKQEDTEEQIDLMVLKEEGQELNEIEEKDHNEKHHDFLAGKKSAQIEKISQKRAKKTGNKNKFTCQQCGKSFDQRGNLKVHMRLHTGERPHTCNQCGRSFNEKGNLNVHMRIHTGEKPYTCEQCGKSFTQKGKIKIHMRIHTGESSLTCQLCGKYFSEKENLLTHMRIHTDSLTCQQCGKIFTQTGNLKTHMRIHNAENSFTCQQCGKSFTQKGGLKIHMRIHTGEKPFTCQQCGKSFSEKGNLSKHMKIHTGERPYTCKLCGKSFSQELHLRYHMNAHTGKKPFVCTQCGKSFIHKVELETHMRVHTGEKPFKCVQCGKSFRGQINLNRHVMRIHTRENCFKCRQCGKSIRGINRFNNHLKTHTGKKSFMCQHCGKYFINEGKLKTHMRFRNGKRPFTCLKREKSFTRKRDMKRHLKMPSGGKKLKCDQCKKKFLSPLHLKIHLKSHTDLKPYSCSSCGKSFKWPYNLKWHQKIRICVKYRLRSHSR, from the exons ATGGCGTtgattaaagaggagagtgaagaaatGAAGATTGAAGAAGTATTCAGTTTGAAACAAGAAGATACCGAGGAACAAATAG ACCTGATGGTGCTGAAAGAGGAGGGTCAAGAGCTGAATGAAATAGAAGAGAAAGATCATAATGAAAAACATCATGATTTCTTGGCTGGAAAAAAGTCTGCACAGATTGAAAAGATCTCACAAAAAAGAGCTAAAAAGacaggaaataaaaataaattcacctgtcaacaatgtggaaagagttttgatCAGCGCggaaaccttaaagtccacatgagacttcacactggagagaggccTCACACCTGCAACCAGTGTGGAAGGAGTTTCAATgaaaaaggaaaccttaatgttcacatgagaattcacactggagagaagccttacacctgtgaacaatgtggaaaaagtttcactcaaaaaggaaaaattaaaatccacatgagaattcacactggagagagctcTCTCACCTGCCAACTGTGTGGAAAGTATTTCAGTGAAAAGGAAAACCTTCTAacccacatgagaattcacacggACTCTCttacctgccaacagtgtggaaagatttTCACTCAAACAGGAAACCTTAAAacccacatgagaattcacaatgCAGAAAActctttcacctgccaacaatgtggaaagagtttcactcaaaaaggaGGCCTTAaaatccacatgagaattcacactggagaaaagcctttcacctgccaacagtgtggaaagagtttcagtgaaAAGGGAAACCTTTCAAAGcacatgaaaattcacactggagagaggccTTATACCTGCAAACTCTGCGGGAAGAGCTTCTCACAGGAGCTTCACCTTAGGTATCACATGAACGCTCACACTGGAAAAAAGCCGTTTGTATgtactcagtgtggaaagagtttcatacATAAAGTGGAGCTTGAGacccacatgagagttcacactggagagaagccgttcaaaTGTgttcagtgtggaaaaagtttcagaGGTCAAATAAACCTTAATAGGCACGTGATGAGGATTCACACAAGagagaactgttttaaatgtcgtCAGTGCGGAAAAAGTATCAGAGGCATTAAtcgttttaataatcatttaaaaactcACACTGGAAAGAAGTCTTTCATGTGCCAACACTGTGGAAAGTATTTTATAAATGAAGGAAAGCTTAAAACTCACATGAGATTTCGCAACGGAAAAAGGCCTTTCACATGTCTTAAGCGTGAGAAAAGTTTCACACGTAAGAGAGACATGAAACGACATTTGAAAATGCCCTCTGGAGGAAAGAAATTGAAGTGTGATCAGTGTAAGAAAAAATTTCTTTCGCCATTACACTTAAAGATACACCTGAAAAGTCACACAGATTTGAAACCCTATTCGTGTTCTtcatgtggaaagagtttcaaatggccctacaatttaaaatggcaCCAGAAAATACGTATCTGTGTGAAATACCGGCTACGTTCACACAGCAGATGA